One Mycolicibacterium fortuitum subsp. fortuitum genomic window carries:
- a CDS encoding RNA polymerase sigma factor SigF encodes MFRELSGLSEDSPAHERQRERIVERCLPLADHIARRFDGRGEPREDLVQVARVGLVNAINRFDVEAGSDFVSFAVPTIMGEVRRHFRDNSWSVKVPRRLKELHLRLGAATAELSQRMGRAPTASELAEELGMDREEVIEGLVAGSSYNTLSIDSGGGGDEDAPAIVDTLGDVDTGLDQIDNRETLRPLLAQLPERERTVLLLRFFESMTQTQIAERVGVSQMHVSRLLAKSLARLRDQLQ; translated from the coding sequence ATGTTCCGCGAATTGAGCGGACTGTCTGAGGACTCGCCTGCTCATGAGCGCCAACGTGAACGGATCGTCGAGCGTTGTCTGCCGCTCGCCGATCACATCGCGCGGCGGTTCGACGGCCGTGGTGAACCGCGCGAGGATTTGGTCCAGGTGGCCCGGGTGGGCCTGGTGAATGCGATCAACAGGTTCGACGTCGAGGCCGGATCGGACTTCGTATCCTTCGCGGTCCCGACCATCATGGGGGAGGTCCGGCGCCACTTCCGCGACAACAGCTGGTCGGTGAAGGTGCCGCGGCGGCTCAAGGAGCTGCACCTGCGGCTCGGCGCCGCGACCGCGGAACTGTCCCAGCGGATGGGGCGCGCTCCGACGGCTTCTGAGCTGGCCGAGGAACTCGGCATGGACCGTGAAGAAGTGATCGAAGGCCTGGTGGCGGGCAGCTCGTACAACACGCTGTCGATCGACAGCGGTGGCGGAGGGGACGAGGACGCGCCGGCGATAGTCGACACCCTCGGCGACGTGGACACGGGCCTGGATCAGATCGACAATCGGGAAACGTTGCGGCCGTTGCTTGCTCAACTACCTGAGCGGGAACGGACAGTGCTGTTGCTGCGGTTCTTCGAATCCATGACGCAGACGCAGATCGCCGAACGTGTCGGTGTCTCGCAGATGCACGTTTCGCGACTGTTGGCGAAATCGCTAGCGCGACTTCGTGACCAGCTGCAGTAG
- a CDS encoding ATP-binding protein, whose protein sequence is MADEHGRPETLGRPERSVEIRVAARLENLAVVRTLVAAVAAFEDLDFDVVADLRLAVDEACTALIRAAVPDSSLRLIVDPRDESVVITASTRCTDAAVVEPGSFSWHVLSSLTDEVKTFTDGDGPDAGQVHGITLTTRRASLLR, encoded by the coding sequence ATGGCCGACGAACACGGCCGACCCGAGACGCTGGGGCGCCCAGAGCGGTCAGTGGAGATTCGGGTTGCTGCCAGGCTGGAGAACCTGGCTGTGGTGCGAACGCTGGTCGCTGCGGTAGCAGCTTTCGAAGACCTTGACTTCGACGTTGTCGCTGACCTGCGGTTGGCCGTGGACGAGGCCTGCACGGCCTTGATCAGGGCTGCTGTGCCCGACTCGAGTCTGCGATTGATCGTCGACCCCCGCGACGAGTCCGTCGTGATCACCGCCTCCACCAGGTGCACGGACGCCGCGGTCGTCGAGCCGGGCAGCTTCAGTTGGCATGTGCTGAGCTCGCTGACCGACGAGGTGAAGACCTTCACCGACGGCGATGGTCCTGATGCCGGCCAGGTTCACGGCATCACCCTGACGACGAGGCGAGCGAGCCTGCTGCGGTGA
- a CDS encoding nucleotidyltransferase family protein — MPNADAVTGVVLAAGAGSRFGKPKVLADEGNWLAQAVASLDVGGCDEVIVVLGAAVVDVPAPARAVVATRWAEGMSVSVREGLKAAGTAEWVVLHTVDTPDVVADVVARVLSAARRSGSGLARAVYHGRPGHPVVVARRHLGELADALNGDQGARTFLGGRGDVIAVECGDLATGVDIDER, encoded by the coding sequence ATGCCGAATGCCGACGCAGTCACCGGGGTAGTACTGGCCGCCGGCGCGGGCAGTCGTTTCGGAAAGCCGAAAGTGCTTGCCGATGAAGGTAATTGGCTTGCGCAGGCAGTGGCATCGCTCGACGTCGGCGGTTGCGACGAGGTGATCGTGGTGCTCGGCGCCGCTGTGGTCGACGTGCCCGCGCCCGCTCGCGCCGTGGTGGCTACCCGCTGGGCCGAGGGCATGAGTGTGTCGGTCCGCGAAGGGCTGAAGGCGGCCGGCACGGCGGAATGGGTCGTCCTTCACACCGTCGATACCCCGGATGTCGTTGCCGACGTGGTGGCCCGAGTGCTGAGCGCGGCACGCCGTTCCGGTTCGGGCCTGGCCCGCGCCGTCTACCACGGCCGCCCCGGTCATCCTGTCGTCGTGGCCCGCAGGCACCTCGGGGAACTCGCCGACGCCCTCAACGGCGACCAGGGTGCCCGCACGTTCCTCGGTGGCCGTGGCGACGTCATCGCCGTGGAATGCGGCGACCTCGCCACCGGTGTCGACATCGACGAGCGCTGA
- a CDS encoding DUF6328 family protein, with protein sequence MDPDRPELDQRWDQTARHETEAERLDRNWSSLLQELRVVQTGVQLLTGLLLTLPFQQRFSMLDEPMRVLYLATVACSAAATALLVAPVGMHRILFRRHRLNLLVSAAHRCAFTGLVLLGLAMAGVTELIFDSVAGREAGVIAGALALVAFVGIWLVLPLAMRRGHPMSTAGSVEFGAQRRQ encoded by the coding sequence ATGGATCCGGACCGTCCCGAGCTGGATCAGCGCTGGGACCAGACCGCCCGCCACGAAACGGAAGCCGAAAGGCTGGACCGCAACTGGAGCAGCCTGCTGCAGGAGCTGCGCGTCGTGCAGACGGGTGTTCAACTGCTCACCGGCCTGCTGTTGACTCTGCCTTTCCAGCAACGGTTCTCGATGCTCGACGAGCCCATGCGGGTCCTGTATCTGGCGACGGTGGCCTGCTCGGCGGCTGCCACGGCGCTGCTGGTCGCCCCGGTTGGCATGCACCGCATCCTGTTCCGGAGACACCGCCTGAATCTGCTGGTGTCCGCGGCGCACCGATGCGCCTTCACCGGACTGGTGTTGCTCGGGCTGGCGATGGCCGGGGTGACGGAGTTGATCTTCGACTCGGTGGCCGGCCGCGAGGCCGGTGTGATCGCGGGCGCTCTCGCGCTGGTGGCGTTCGTCGGCATCTGGCTGGTGTTGCCGCTGGCGATGCGTAGGGGGCATCCGATGTCGACGGCCGGCTCAGTCGAGTTCGGCGCGCAGCGCCGCCAGTAG
- a CDS encoding STAS domain-containing protein produces MTVFSTSALVDRTDESPATFATRWLPPSTAVISAHGEIDAVNAAEFAEYALRHTAEAERVAVDLTDVEFFGTAGFSALKAVDQHCSATNTEWVLVPSKAVNRLLRICDPDSALHTCYSVAAALSTLNGKTPLLQLVTKSR; encoded by the coding sequence ATGACAGTCTTTTCGACGAGCGCATTAGTCGACCGGACCGACGAATCACCAGCCACATTCGCCACACGCTGGCTGCCGCCGTCAACGGCGGTGATCAGCGCCCACGGCGAAATCGACGCCGTCAACGCAGCCGAGTTCGCCGAGTACGCGTTGCGACATACCGCCGAGGCCGAACGGGTCGCGGTCGACCTCACCGATGTCGAGTTCTTCGGCACCGCAGGGTTTTCCGCCCTCAAGGCCGTTGACCAGCACTGCTCGGCCACCAATACCGAATGGGTGCTGGTCCCCAGCAAGGCAGTGAACCGGCTGCTGCGCATCTGCGACCCGGATTCGGCACTGCACACCTGCTACAGCGTGGCCGCCGCTCTATCCACGCTGAACGGCAAGACCCCGCTACTGCAGCTGGTCACGAAGTCGCGCTAG
- a CDS encoding LLM class F420-dependent oxidoreductase yields MARFGYTLMTEQSGPRELVDYAVSAERAGFDFEVSSDHYSPWLASQGHAPNAWPVLGAVAHATESVELYSYVTCPTIRYHPAIVAQQAATVQILANGRFTLGLGSGENLNEHVVGRGWPTVERRLDMLAEAIKLIRELLSGDLIDFRGEFYEVDSARIWDVPEVPVTIAVSMTGERAVEKLAVAADHLINVAPDREIVEGWHQRRHSTGVLPEGKVIGQVPVCWDPDRDAAVQRAHDQFRWFGGGWAVNADLPTPAGFAAATRFVRPEDVAEAIPCGPDLDAIVAAVAPYREAGFTDIALVQIGDQGQQRFLDEAAQPLLAALRAELD; encoded by the coding sequence ATGGCCAGATTCGGATACACGTTGATGACCGAGCAGAGCGGCCCGCGGGAGCTGGTGGATTACGCGGTATCAGCGGAGCGGGCGGGTTTCGACTTCGAGGTGAGCAGCGACCACTACAGCCCGTGGCTGGCCAGCCAGGGGCACGCGCCCAACGCCTGGCCCGTGCTGGGGGCGGTGGCCCACGCCACCGAATCCGTCGAGCTGTACTCGTATGTGACGTGCCCGACGATCAGGTACCACCCGGCGATCGTCGCCCAACAGGCGGCCACCGTGCAGATCCTGGCGAACGGCCGGTTCACCCTCGGTCTGGGCAGCGGTGAGAACCTCAACGAACACGTGGTGGGTCGGGGCTGGCCCACCGTCGAGCGTCGGCTCGACATGCTCGCCGAGGCCATCAAGCTGATTCGTGAGCTGCTCAGCGGAGACCTCATCGATTTCCGGGGCGAGTTCTACGAGGTGGACTCCGCGCGCATCTGGGACGTACCGGAGGTGCCGGTCACCATCGCGGTCTCCATGACCGGGGAGAGGGCCGTCGAGAAGCTTGCCGTGGCCGCCGATCATTTGATCAACGTCGCCCCCGACCGGGAGATCGTCGAGGGCTGGCATCAGCGCCGGCACAGCACCGGCGTATTGCCAGAGGGAAAGGTCATCGGGCAGGTCCCGGTGTGCTGGGATCCAGACCGGGACGCGGCGGTGCAGCGGGCCCATGATCAGTTCCGCTGGTTCGGCGGCGGCTGGGCGGTCAACGCCGACCTGCCGACTCCCGCCGGATTCGCCGCGGCGACCCGATTCGTGCGTCCCGAGGACGTGGCGGAGGCGATCCCGTGTGGACCCGATCTGGATGCGATCGTCGCCGCCGTGGCGCCGTACCGCGAGGCCGGATTCACCGACATCGCGCTGGTCCAGATCGGTGATCAGGGACAGCAACGCTTCCTCGACGAGGCAGCGCAACCGCTACTGGCGGCGCTGCGCGCCGAACTCGACTGA
- the usfY gene encoding protein UsfY — MHGPKDPVDHARTTRPHAGESMKDNVIMPALVLILVGLVLFVGTLAAFATGHSDVGLMVGTLSAAGFIIGSLWLALEHLRVRRIEDRWYSDHPGVMRQRPSS, encoded by the coding sequence ATGCACGGTCCAAAAGATCCAGTTGACCACGCCCGGACGACCCGGCCCCATGCCGGCGAGTCGATGAAGGACAACGTCATCATGCCCGCCCTGGTCCTGATCCTGGTGGGCCTGGTGCTGTTCGTCGGCACCCTGGCGGCCTTCGCGACCGGCCACTCCGATGTCGGCCTGATGGTGGGCACGTTGTCCGCCGCCGGGTTCATCATCGGTTCGCTGTGGTTGGCACTTGAGCACCTGCGCGTGCGCCGCATCGAGGACCGCTGGTACTCCGACCATCCCGGCGTGATGCGGCAGCGGCCCAGCAGCTGA
- a CDS encoding malate dehydrogenase produces the protein MTVPANPKVVTVTGAAGQIGYAALFRIGAGALLGRDVPVKLRLLELPSAVRAAEGVVMELVDSAFDLLVDIEIHDDPVRAFDGVDVALLVGAKPRSKGMERADLLAANAAIFAESGKALNAGAAGDVRVVVVGNPANTNALVAAAHAPDIPSDRFTALTRLDHNRAVAALASHAGVHVTDVSRVTVWGNHSPTMYPDIFHAVVDGRSGAEYAADTDWLTNDFIPTVATRGTAIIEARGTSSAASAANAAIDHVRDWVDGTDPDDWTSVALPSPGVYGVPEGLVASLPVHAVDGKWEIVEGLEINEFSRSRIDASVAELVEERRAVEQLGLL, from the coding sequence GTGACCGTCCCCGCCAACCCCAAGGTCGTCACCGTCACCGGTGCGGCCGGCCAGATCGGCTATGCCGCCCTTTTCCGCATCGGGGCCGGCGCCCTGCTCGGCCGCGACGTGCCGGTGAAGCTGCGGCTATTGGAGCTGCCCTCGGCGGTCCGCGCTGCCGAAGGTGTGGTGATGGAGCTGGTCGACAGCGCCTTCGATCTGCTGGTCGACATCGAGATCCACGACGACCCGGTGCGGGCGTTCGACGGGGTCGACGTCGCACTGCTGGTGGGAGCCAAGCCCCGCAGCAAGGGCATGGAACGCGCCGATCTACTGGCCGCGAACGCCGCGATCTTCGCCGAGTCGGGTAAGGCGCTGAACGCCGGCGCGGCCGGCGATGTCCGCGTCGTGGTGGTCGGCAACCCGGCCAACACCAACGCGCTGGTCGCCGCGGCCCACGCGCCTGACATCCCGTCCGACCGGTTCACGGCGCTGACCCGGCTGGACCACAACCGGGCTGTCGCGGCTCTGGCCTCCCACGCGGGCGTGCATGTCACGGACGTGTCCCGGGTGACCGTGTGGGGCAATCATTCCCCGACCATGTACCCCGACATTTTCCATGCGGTGGTCGACGGACGCTCCGGCGCCGAGTACGCCGCCGACACCGACTGGCTGACCAACGACTTCATCCCGACGGTGGCCACCCGGGGCACCGCGATCATCGAGGCCCGGGGTACATCCTCGGCGGCGTCGGCCGCCAATGCGGCCATCGATCACGTGCGCGACTGGGTCGACGGCACTGATCCCGACGACTGGACCTCGGTGGCGCTGCCCTCCCCCGGCGTCTACGGGGTGCCCGAGGGCTTGGTGGCCTCGCTGCCGGTCCACGCGGTCGACGGCAAGTGGGAAATCGTGGAAGGCCTGGAGATCAACGAGTTCTCCCGGTCCCGGATCGACGCGTCGGTGGCCGAACTGGTCGAGGAACGCCGCGCGGTCGAACAGTTGGGCCTGCTGTAA
- a CDS encoding DUF7218 family protein, translated as MPNPSIKDEKLYEELRDEGNSKEKAARISNAAAARGRSNVGRSGGKSGSYDDWTVDHLRKRAKELGMTGYSDKNKRELIGMLRNH; from the coding sequence ATGCCCAATCCGTCAATCAAGGACGAAAAGCTCTACGAAGAGCTGCGTGACGAGGGCAATTCGAAGGAGAAAGCGGCACGGATCTCCAATGCCGCTGCCGCCAGAGGTCGTTCGAATGTCGGGCGGTCGGGCGGCAAGTCCGGTTCCTATGACGACTGGACGGTCGATCATCTGCGCAAGCGCGCGAAAGAGCTTGGGATGACTGGCTATTCCGACAAGAACAAGCGCGAACTGATCGGGATGCTCAGGAACCACTGA